One part of the Actinomyces howellii genome encodes these proteins:
- a CDS encoding alpha/beta hydrolase family protein, with product MRRRPRPRAQPARPSAAELRSGGRWLRDFPRRSWRLLRRMWVADRRRSLLIVAGLVVLAGVLALLGAGGTEISEILATVVLGALVLAVSRDHRTVGSVVVSVLALSLVGTLAGPRWTPEPLTTDMTPVTSDTRIGGQVLTTAVGSYEVDTSTVTVTQADGSQVQALLRRPVGVRAPTPGVVFLHGAGTQNIEGFTEQATALASAGITTIVPAKPMEDYSTTARDYPAMARDYQRSVDYLRSLEGVDPERVGLYAESEGGYPGVVLAARDQRIAFLVLASAPVVELRQQATFAAGSYLERVGVPAPLLTIIARVLGSQDMPGGGFDYADFDARPYEERITAPVLMVYGTADDSMPLVQGPLTIRRSLAVNGNTALTVRYYEDANHGLKLGASTDGPLAPGVARDLARWVDGLPTTAHALPHVAGATPVQDYWARAPGPTRWYASGDLMLAALGLGLGLVLLACLVWLVGQGPRLRGRRGLHLPDPLGRWTASLCLSVVAAWVLYLAYIWAVVILAMSYRTNHWLSYGGWLLAQATALGSVVLLVKVVQRAATMRTAPSRPAALRLTATGRVVLGSALTGAVILLVALSYWGLFPMLV from the coding sequence CGTCGCCCCAGGCCCAGGGCCCAACCGGCCCGCCCGAGCGCAGCCGAGCTGCGCTCGGGCGGGCGGTGGCTGCGCGACTTCCCCCGGCGCTCCTGGCGGCTCCTGCGCAGGATGTGGGTCGCCGACCGCAGGCGGAGCCTGCTCATCGTCGCTGGCCTGGTCGTGCTCGCCGGGGTCCTGGCTCTCCTGGGCGCCGGGGGCACCGAGATCAGCGAGATCCTCGCCACCGTCGTCCTGGGCGCCCTCGTCCTGGCCGTCTCCCGGGACCACCGCACCGTCGGCTCGGTCGTCGTGTCCGTCCTGGCGCTCAGCCTCGTGGGGACCCTGGCCGGACCGCGCTGGACCCCCGAGCCGCTCACCACGGACATGACCCCCGTCACCTCTGACACGCGCATCGGCGGGCAGGTGCTCACCACCGCGGTGGGCTCCTACGAGGTCGACACCTCCACCGTCACTGTCACCCAGGCCGACGGCAGCCAGGTGCAGGCGCTCCTGCGGCGACCGGTGGGGGTGCGCGCCCCCACCCCGGGGGTCGTCTTCCTCCACGGGGCGGGCACCCAGAACATCGAGGGCTTCACCGAGCAGGCCACCGCCCTGGCCTCGGCGGGGATCACGACGATCGTGCCGGCCAAGCCCATGGAGGACTACTCCACGACCGCCCGGGACTATCCGGCCATGGCGCGGGACTACCAGCGCTCGGTCGACTACCTGCGCTCCCTCGAGGGCGTCGACCCCGAGCGCGTCGGCCTGTACGCCGAGTCCGAGGGCGGCTACCCGGGCGTGGTCCTGGCAGCCCGCGACCAGCGGATCGCCTTCCTCGTCCTGGCCTCGGCGCCCGTGGTCGAGCTGCGCCAGCAGGCGACCTTCGCCGCCGGGTCCTACCTCGAGCGCGTCGGGGTGCCCGCCCCGCTGCTCACCATCATCGCCCGTGTCCTGGGCAGCCAGGACATGCCGGGGGGCGGCTTCGACTACGCGGACTTCGACGCCCGCCCCTACGAGGAGCGGATCACCGCGCCGGTGCTCATGGTCTACGGCACGGCCGACGACTCGATGCCCCTGGTCCAGGGGCCGTTGACCATCCGCAGGTCCCTGGCGGTCAACGGCAACACGGCGCTGACCGTGCGCTACTACGAGGACGCCAACCACGGCCTCAAGCTGGGCGCGAGCACCGACGGCCCCCTGGCGCCCGGCGTGGCCCGCGACCTGGCCCGCTGGGTCGACGGCCTGCCCACCACCGCCCACGCCCTGCCCCACGTGGCGGGGGCGACTCCCGTCCAGGACTACTGGGCGCGCGCCCCCGGGCCGACCCGGTGGTACGCCTCGGGTGACCTCATGCTGGCCGCTCTGGGCCTGGGCCTGGGCCTGGTGCTCCTGGCCTGCCTCGTCTGGCTGGTCGGCCAGGGGCCGCGCCTGCGCGGCCGGCGGGGCCTGCACCTGCCCGACCCCCTGGGGCGGTGGACGGCCTCCCTGTGCCTGAGCGTCGTGGCGGCCTGGGTGCTCTACCTCGCCTACATCTGGGCCGTGGTCATCCTGGCCATGAGCTATCGGACCAACCACTGGCTGTCCTACGGGGGATGGCTCCTGGCCCAGGCCACCGCGCTGGGCTCCGTCGTGCTCCTGGTCAAGGTCGTCCAACGGGCGGCGACCATGCGAACCGCCCCGTCCCGGCCAGCCGCTCTCCGGCTGACCGCCACGGGCCGGGTCGTCCTGGGCTCAGCGCTGACCGGGGCGGTCATCCTGCTCGTCGCCCTGTCCTACTGGGGCCTGTTCCCGATGCTCGTGTGA